The following coding sequences are from one Humulus lupulus chromosome X, drHumLupu1.1, whole genome shotgun sequence window:
- the LOC133805446 gene encoding uncharacterized protein LOC133805446, with protein MNKQEDFELAPIDPEIERTFRKRRKAQKANSRCNMAENVGEEEEGAQNMTNPIVLADDRARAIREYAAPMFNELNPGIVRPEIQAPQFELKPVMFQMLQTVGQFSGLPTKDPHLHLRSFLEVSDSFKLQGVSEEALRLKLFPFSLRVRARSWLNTLPPDSVTNWNDLAEKFLRKYFPPTRNERFRSEIMSFQQMEDESTSDAWERFKELLRKCPHHGIPHCIQMETFYNGLSAASRMVLDASANGAILSKTYNEAFEILERIASNNYQWSNTRAPTSRKVAGVLEVDALTTQMASMTNILKNMSLGGNIQPAAAIQSAEVSCVYCGDGHTFENCPSNPASVCYVGNQNFNRNNNPYSNSYNPAWRQHPNLSWGGQGASSSGAPAQGKQSIPPGFSQQPRAQQPHQSQGSQSSSLESLKRDYMAKNDAVIQSQAASLRNLEIQLGQLANDLKNRPQGSLPSDTENPRRDGKEHCKAINLRSGKSLENSEEKTKGSREPTSIQTEGESSKKPASEATETGPVDTSSGQQSVPVKSVPKLPPPFPQRFRKQQQDGQFRKFLDVLKQLHINIPLVEALEQMPNYVKFLKDILTKKRRLGEFETVALTEGCSAMLKSKIPPKLKDPGIFTILCSIGGREWEEMWEELYAIWARVLI; from the coding sequence ATGAACAAACAAGAAGATTTTgaacttgctcctattgaccccgaAATTGAACGTACTTTCAGAAAAAGGAGAAAGGCACAAAAGGCTAACAGCCGCTGCAACATGGCTGAAAAtgttggagaagaagaagagggtgcgCAAAACATGACTAATCCTATTGTCTTGGCGGATGATAGAGCCAGGGCAATAAGAGAATATGCTGCCCCTATGTTCAACGAGCTCAATCCGGGCATTGTGAGGCCCGAAATTCAAGCACCTCAGTTTGAGCTCAAACCTGTCATGTTCCAAATGCTCCAAACAGTTGGTCAATTTAGTGGGTTGCCAACGAAAGATCCTCATCTCCATCTTCgctcatttttggaggtgagtgactctttcaagctacaaggagtaAGTGAAGAGGCGCTAAGATTGAAGTTGTTCCCGTTCTCTTTAAGGGttcgagctagatcatggctcaacacccttcctcccgaTTCGGTGACAAATTGGAACgacttggctgaaaaattcttAAGAAAGTACTTCCCTCCCACTAGAAATGAAAGGTTTCGAAGTGAGATTATGTCTTTTCAACAAATGGAAGATGAGTCTACTAGTGATGCTTGGGAAAGATTCAAGGAGCTATTGAGGAAGTGTCCTCACCATGGTATACCACATTGCATACAAATGGAGACATTTTACAATGGTCTCAGTGCAGCCTCTCGAATGGTATTGGATGCTTCAGCCAATGGAGCCATTCTTTCCAAGACTTATAACgaagcatttgagattttggaaagaaTAGCAAGCAACAACTACCAATGGTCAAATACTAGAGCTCCTACAAGCCGGAAAGTAGCGGGTGTTCTTGAAGTAGATGCTCTAACCACTCAAATGGCCTCAATGACCAACATCTTAAAGAATATGAGTTTGGGAGGGAATATACAGCCAGCTGCTGCCATTCAAAGTGCAGAAGTCTCATGTGTTTATTGTGGGGACGGACATACTTTTGAGAATTGCCCATCAAATCCAGCCTCGGTTTGCTATGTGGGTAATCAAAATTTCAACCGCAACAACAATCCGTATTCAAACTCTTACAATCCAGCGTGGAGGCAACATCCAAATCTGtcatgggggggtcaaggagcaagttcaagtGGAGCACCAGCACAAGGAAAACAGTCAATTCCACCGGGGTTTTCTCAACAACCAAGAGCTCAACAACCTCACCAATCTCAAGGCTCTCAATCTAGTTCCTTGGAGAGTTTAAAGAGAGATTATATGGCCAAAAATGACGCTGTAATTCAAAGCCAGGCAGCTTCTCTTCGCAATCTGGAAATTCAGTTGGGGCAATTGGCGAATGATCTGAAAAATAGGCCCCAAGGTTCCTTGCCTAGTGATACCGAGAATCCAAGAAGGGATGGTAAAGAACATTGCAAGGCCATTAATTTACGGAGTGGAAAAAGTCTGGAAAATTCTGAGGAGAAAACAAAGGGCAGTagggagcccacttcaatccaaacagAAGGAGAATCTAGTAAAAAACCAGCAAGTGAAGCTACTGAAACTGGCCCAGTTGATACATCATCGGGTCAGCAATCTGTTCCAGTAAAGTCTGTACCAAAGCTGCCCCCACCATTTCCTCAGCGTTTTAGAAAACAACAGCAAGATGGGCAGTTCAGGAAGTTTCTGGATGTACTGAAACAGCTCCATATCAATATTCCCTTGGTGGAAGCCTTGGAGCAAATGCCCAACTACGTTAAGTTCTTGAAAGATATTTTGACGAAGAAAAGGAGGCTGGGTGAGTTCGAAACCGTTGCTCTCACAGAAGGTTGTAGTGCTATGTTGAAAAGTAAAATCCCTCCTAAATTAAAAGATCCAGGCATCTTTACGATTCTATGTTCTATTGGTGGAAGAGAGTGGGAAGAGATGTGGGAAGAACTTTATGCGATTTGGGCGCGAGTATTAATCTAA